The Silurus meridionalis isolate SWU-2019-XX chromosome 25, ASM1480568v1, whole genome shotgun sequence genomic interval taaaaataaattatgaaataacCAGGTTTgaaattttaatgtttaaaatttttaatactgaaaatgacacttttttgccttttttttttcccgccaACATTCTGGCTCTGAACAGATATGATAATAGATAATAAGGTTGAAATTCACTTTTACCTCCAGTTTAGGATTGGATTTCAAATATTGTGCACTTCAAGGCATTGACTATATTTTACTGTGAGAATTTGATTACTGCAATATGAGTGATTTaagagaaaacaggaaaaaggaTGATAACTAAGTCactcatttgttttaaaaaaaaataaaataaaccaaaagaGGGTTTTGtaattcacattttgtttttcagttgcgaatgaataaaaaaatgtaaaaaaaaaaaaccaatgaaTGAATGCAACATACAGGGACCCTGTTCAAGAGCAGTGTTACGTTTTTAGTTCTGATTGTCACAACGCCAGGCTtattttgaccaaaaaaaaaaaaaaaaaaagggattactgtattttccagactatatgccgctacttttttccccactttttgaaccccgcggcttaaacaacgaagcggctaatttatggggttttcccggtttcacaaacttcaagccaaaaaactgagccccatgaaattagaccaatgaaattgcggaacgggtttaaggtgaaccaatgaaactttttatattaaatcagatgcgctctcactgaatcgggccgcaccacatcataaatatggatgatgttcctctgacgtttgacctactgctcactcggactgtcaacaggaatcgaatcattcgtcacgctgaaaacaaccgggcatgaaaaaacacacttcacctgtgttctgagctgcacgacatcgggagaaaagcttcaccgatgatgatttttaaacgcacaacgatgccaaaagataaactccagagagaaatagttgtaaaaggaaggagggagacagtgaacaatgactttcttggaaggctactgtttagatacaagccgtgtaacagacactgtctttcgttaaagcctgtgtaaagttcattagtttcaatgtaggaacctgcagcttatagacagatgCGGATTATTTATGTTCAGAATAAAAatctgtcaaattcagtgggtgcggcttttATTtaggtgcgcttaatagtccggaaattacggtacgcTTCTTTTATTCAATTGACTTCTAAGTGAGTTTTTGTTTTCTACAGGAAAACGTTCACACGCATGCCTGTGGTAATCACACGTACTCTACGAAGTGGTGGAGAGAGAACCAATTCTGAATTATTCAATTCTGAGAGAACCGAatcaagctttttatttttttggtttagcATGGAAATTAATATTAACCAGGATTGTGCTTTGAGGTGTAACACTTAAAGGACAAACGAAGAACGTGTACACGAGTGAGATCAGACACCGTATTCACCTGCACTGCTGTTTCCTAGCAGCGAGCCAAAACTTGCTCTCACATCTGTAGCAGTGTGTTGGAAGGTGATCAGGATACCAGTGGGGGAcctggagatggagatggagatggaaagagCATAAATCATTATATATCATGAGCTATTGTATGCTTGTATTAGTTTTACTTTCATGTCAAATCACAAACGGATGCAGGTGACAAAAGACAGATCGGTACTACAGAGCAACATCTACAGTTCACATATTAATAgtaaactgaaaaaataaatacaaaacaacgATGGAACATGACGTGACCTGAGTCACTGCTATCACCACAATACTTTCATATTTCTCCTTAACAGCACTTTCTAGTATTTTATTCCACTTAAAACAAATTCATAACTATAATTTAGACgaaaaacaattataaggatATTCAAAGATACAGTGTCTGGCAAACGTCTGTTTTTCCAGACACGTTTATGTTCATTTATATGCAGCAAACTACGCAAAAAGGTATAAAAACACAAGAATGGACAGTAAATGACGAAGAAAGTTGACatttttttggctctaacagatgAACTAATGTAAGAGAAAGGAGAGGAGGGAAGATGTTAGcacactgcctcacacccacagtcaaacatggaagtggaagtttaatggtttgcgGTTGTTTTGGAGTGACAGGAAAACTCAACCATCAtcgctaccattccatactccaacaccatgcaattctgtgTGTACTGCAGCTACACAATGACCGGAAGCATATGTCCAAGCTCTGAACGCGTTAatcagagagcaaacagtcactTGAGTGCTATCGATCTTTAAATGTCCTTTCCAGTCACTGCACCCAAATCCTAtggaactgctctgggatgaactgcatTAGAAAGAAATGTCCAACTAACAAACAACACCTTTGTTTTataagaggcatggcaaagtatttaaGCGAAATGTTTGGAGTGTGTAAAGTTGAAATTCATGCTagatgaggatttttttttttgactgagaATAATgtgtaacatctgtacatttagaTATTTGTTTAGTCTTCAAACCATTAACCTACTTTACTTAATTTTGTCCCTACATTACCTGCATCCCAACCTCATATCTaatcacatctacctcataaGAATCGCACCTTAACTCCGCTATGACTAATGtctactttttgtttatttatgtgtaatGTTACTCTTGCTGTTTCTGCCATAGTACCGGCATTTCGTTCTTTTCCTGTGTATGTGGAAGAATGGCAATAAAGCTGGGGTTGATTTGAGTTGAGACGTGACATATTAGTCCACTGTTGAACTCTAGTAACACTCGTTGCCTGAGCGATTCCTCGCTCTCTTACCTGTTTGTCATCAGGCTCCTCGTTTTCCCAGCCGCTCTCGGAGAAGAGCTCGGTGCCGCAGCGAGAGAGATGCACGGCCTCCACGTTATTCTCCCCGTCTGGTACAGGAGTCTGTACAAAACAGTGGTTTATATGTCTTCATGCAGAACTACTCTGTATTACTGATACTTATTGTATCAGATCAAGCAGAACACAGAACAGTCAAGATagatattttaatagaaatattcCAGTATTTTAATCATATAAATTGATTTTGTTACACGTGATACCAAAAACACAAGATGCTATGCTAAATTCTTTAATTCGCATGCtatagatacactatatggacaaaagtatttagacacctgacttttatgTATGAGAATGCCCctgtttacaaagcaaactccatgaagatatggtttatatgggttaaagtggaaaatctcttgctatagagctctgacctcaaccctactgaacacctttgggatgaattggaatgctgacgactgcaccccaggcctccccattgaaacatcagtacctgtctttattaacacccttgtggctaaatgaacacaaacctccacaagcacattctaaagtctagtggaacatcttcccagaagattaaATCAGGGTTCCCACTCTTTCATGAACACCAGAATCAAGGATTTTTTTGAAGCACCCAATGTACACCacagcatatacagtatagtgtcaACACTATAGACCTCCTACAGTACTTaacacttcacacactcttagcgtttacataaaaaaattccaGAGTAATAATGATGTTTTGAAAGTGTAGGTGTCATAAATTTAGACTGTTCTGAGCAGTTGTGTTTAAAGGAATAAAATTCATTACATTCAAGTCAACGCAGTTCATACTGGTAATATAACGAGCGCAAAACACTGCTCGGGAAAGTTCAAGATAACTGAAAATAATCAAGAAAATGCTTAGCGTGACTTCAATGCATTGAAGGCAGTGATATAAGAATATTCggtacacattatatatacacttgcGAACACTATTTGAGAATATGAACTCAAAGCGTGCATTCCATTCATATTATATCTGCTTGACTGTATAAAATATGCTTTATTAATACAGTGttctttcttattcttattttttaagaTCGTTTCAAATATTCTAGTAGTAAAGTTATCATTTTCGCTATAAGGATAGCTATCCGGCTAGCACTTCATTtcattgtatatattgtataagatcaaactgggactaaatgtaaaatgcgaTATTCAAAATTTACATACCGCAGTTATAAACAGGTGTCCgtaaacttttggcaatatagtgtatgataGTAATAAGGCTGGAAAATGCTGAATAATATCTTGAACATTTAGAGGAAAGTACTATAGAGtttaaagactgtgtgtgtgtgtgtgtgtgtgtgcgtgcgtgcgtgcacaAGCTCTATTTCTTACCAGCTCTCCACTGACGTGCAGCTGGTTCCACAGCGCCTGCACCTGCCTCTTCAGCGTCTCCACCTGCAGCTGGTGACCCGCCTCCATCTGCCTGAGCCGCACCTGTACAGCGTCCCTGTGCACGCTGAGGCCGTCCTCCCCAAGGTGAGCACCCTGAGCCAACACTCGCCCGTGACAGCCCAAAGACCCGCCGCTTGCTGTGGATGTCTGGCGACTCAGAGATTTTTGTGAAAAGTAGCCGTTAACGCAAGGATCTTCGCCATTGCACGCCGAGCTGTGGCTATTCAGCTTCGGGGACAGAGGCTGTGAAGGCGAATGGAGTGGGCTGGGTGTGTTTAATGCTTCTGAAGAGGTATCTTGTGGAGACGCAGGGTGAGATTTTAGGTTATTAGTTAAACAAAGATGCTGTTTAGTGGAGAAACATTCTTGGCCGTTAGTGACGTGCTCAGGAGAGACGTCCAAAGTGGCGGATTCCTCTGTGGATTGTTTTAGTGCTTTATCACAAGCTGAATCCTCACCGTTCTGTTCAGGGGTCGTGTCGGACAGCTCAGTTGGAGAAGGTGGGCTGGCTCCCGGGGAGGAATCCCCACCCTGATTTGATAAAAGAATCCCATTTTCTTGTTTAGAGTCCGCATGCTCCACTACATTGTGTAATCCATCGTCGTCTGATCCTGTCGATTCAGGATGATGTGTATTACAACAGGCTGCTTGCTTAAGGTTCTCCTCAGGCTGGGTGTCTGCTGTTCGTTCCTCGGATCGAAGGTGCTCCTGCCACGTCTCGTTTAGGTTGGGATCACTGCAGCGACGGTTCGAAGCCAAGAGATTTGTTCCCTCGCAAGCTGTCAGCAGGTGGTCATAGGAACGAGTCTTTGGCAGCCTGGAGAAAGGAAACAGATCTGGTGGGTTTATTCATAGAAGTGTTTTCTCTCAGAAATGCAAGAAAACGTCAGCTGCATTATAATACGCTTGAGGGGCTGATTCTGATTGATTATTTCAAATAACTAATAACTCCTTTTATATTTGACACAACCCTGACCACGATAagatactgaaaataaatgaatgaacgaatgaatgaatgttctGGTTTATCATGACTAGAGATGCAAAATTctgggaattttcaagactggaatgggaattaacaggaatatatgggaattaatgggaataaactgggaatttacaacaGTGCAGGTGAGCCTTTAACATTGAAATTAAATTTAGGattattttggttaaaacaactcaatttaatgcaatttcagctGAATTTCCCCCCTGCACATTCATTACTCACATGCACTGTTCATTCCTCTATAACAGAACACAAATCTTTTCttaaatcctgcacacaaaataatgtaaaaaattcaTTTCTTGGTGAGTATTcacataaaataacataaatatcactttcatttatgtttaaaactgtgCAACAACATAATACTAACAAATGAAAgtcagaatttattttttattttttttaatctgtattatTTTGCATGCACGTCAGCTTCCAACCAAAcaaatagtttaaaatgatgttcgtattttatacagtttatataaactTCCCCAAATTTCTTCCCATAAATGAATTCCtgtaaattcctggtaagtttccaaattggaatatttaaaaaaaacttcccAGATAAAGCTGAAAATGTACTGTGCCCTTTGCAATTCTGTTTACGACAGGTTTGGTTACCATCTAAAAAGTATTTAAGCATGAATGAAAAGAAGACAATTCTTGTAGTTTCTtggataataaataattgtaaaccTGGCTGACTGATAAAAATGGCACTAGCTATAGCAGTAATCCCTAGAACAGCAAAATCATGTGTGCACAAGGTGGTGAATATTGCACAGTGACCTTTTGTCTACTACACATCATATGTTCCATGTGAACCACTGGCACGAAACATTTTCTAATGAAACCATAGCCAGTGTCAGTAAATGAAGAGGTGGAAATAACTGATGTAAATACAGCTGATTGAACAATACGGGTAATAAACCACAATGCATGCTTTACTTACAATCGCAAGCAAGAAAGAAACGGACGCACAATAGAGTGTTTGGGCTTTGTGCTTTGCACATGCTTTCTGAACCTTTTGTGGATTGAAACACGAGTTAAAAAAGAATCCACATCTACTGCATTTGACCTGTATCTCAAAATGTCCAAGCTGcctactgctgggcccctaagcaaggcccttaaccctcaattgcaaACCAAGATAACTTAAGTCGCTTttgataagggcgtctgctaaatccaatgagtgtgtgtatatattatatatataaacatctaACAGACTTCAAGTGCTTCAAAAAAGATGACCAGCATGGAGAGAAACTCAggaaatatattttgtgtttagaGACTGTGTGTAAACAGAATACTCAAGATGGCCAATATATTATATGATAAGTGCATTCAGGACTGAAAGCAGATAAACCAATGGCACCCTTTGAGTAGAATCTggtgcaataataaaaacaacaaagattGCAATCTGCTGGTGCGTTTACCTGCCAGGGGGCGTGTCCTCAGGTGAAGCTGAAGCAGTTGAATAAGAAGCACATGACTCCTCACAAAGCAAGGAGGGGGCAGAGTTAGGCAGGTAGACTGCGCTCCACAGCATCAGGTTCCTCACGTGGCACACTGGGTGTAGCACCTGCCAGGACACGGATCAAACAGACAAATTATGAAATGGGAATAAAGGGCAATACTCTCCTGTGGTCCTGTTATATAATCAATAATCtatagaaatatgaaataataatgattacaaAAAAGATtaactgtttatagctgatTGAAAGGGTTCCTGGTTCAAGCCCCTGcatcactaagctgccactgttgagccATTAAGCAAGGCCTTCAACTCTCTGTGCTCcggggggcgctgtatcatggctgaccctacaCTCTTCTCCCtagctttctaacatcactgggatatacAATTAAAAGcccttttacatttctatattgATCACTGAGATTATTGTACTGAGATTCAAATGGCATGCTACAGAGAGAAATGAAACAACCTTAAAGCATTGTGTTTGCTTATTATCTAAAATCCCATGGCCAGATGTTAAACGGTTTTTGCAAGTGCAATTTGTTAATCTGCTGActgctatttaaaatgtttgccaGGTGTTACAATGTAAAGGATTCAGTCAGACACCATGCTCAGCTATCATGTTAACAACACAAGTGAACAAGCCAGTGATGTAAAATTAATCCCAGACTGGAGTGTCACAGCGAGTGTCACACTATTTTTGGCCAAAGCCTTTGGATGAATCTTCAATATTCAAAGAAGCAGAGCCATCGTGAGAACACACCGAAAACAGGTGGGGAACAGACGTACCGTCTCAGAGTGTTGGGAATATAAGATGTTATGGAAGGCTCTGTTAGCTGACTGAAGCAGAGACCAGACGGAGCAGGTGTTCTCCATTATGCCTCGTTCTTCTCGCTCTTTCGCGCTGTTGCACAGGAATGTCCCGAACAGACACGAGTAGGTGTGCTGCACCAGCTTCACCTGCGTAACACATGCCAACAGTTAGTGCCATATAACTGCTACATCTAGTATCTTTGAAAGATGACTATTTGAGGAAATGCATGATTTAATGTCATATACATCTATTAATGTTCACCTATACAAATCGTAATGAAGCAGTCATAATGCTgcttaaactgtaaataaaactgcTCCTAAATCAGGAGCCTCATGTAATGTGCACTTCGAACAGTAGGTGGCGCCTGGTACCAGAAAGGCCTCGTTGAACTGAAAAGAGCAGGGAAACTGCCTCTGGAGCTGGTGCACGCAGTCCAACCACTGTAGGAAGACGGGGCAACGCTCGTTCACGTCCTCTGCGTTTTCCCCGTGTCCACAGCGGTCCGCAAACTTGTGACCGAATTCTAGCCACTCTGTTTCGATCAAAACCTGGAAACCCTGCAGAGATGGGAAAAAAGATCCACATTATCAATTACTAAACAAACTCAATGACCAATACTTGAAGGTGGAAATATATTTGGAAGAAATTTTGGTATTCCTGTTCAAAGGTGTGTAGTCATGGCAATGTTATCACACTGGTATGAGGTCAACACCATCAAAAACATAATGGCAACTCCTATCAGATGAATGATTGAGACTCAGATACTGAAATTCCATGTCAAGCCGGTTAGTTTGAACATGAGGGTATTTGCATAATGTGTGcatatctatctctctgtctctgtctatatATTGTTGgtaattttttataatgtagTTTACTATTATTAACACTTGTGAACATTTTTGAAACACTTACCggtaaataaaatgcctgcttggtaaaataatatccaaagtaatattttatgatattttataaaaaataaaagtttaaaagtcaaattaatacactttttaatatattatttaatttgagaaatcaattaaattgacacaaataaaattgattaaataaaatttaatcaatgaaaaaaatttaaaaatagtttacatttgttagacctcaTTTGGGCAAtatagatgtgtatgtaagtgtgtgtgtgtgtgtgtgtttacatttaatatttaattttctaaagatttgaTCTACTTAAGTGTtatacttatttcagcatactttaataaatgtctacatttcttccatctttcatttattcaatcCCTCGTTATGtaaaattgtcaggattttctgctTTTAGGAGaaatggtattggccaggtgatgagcagtgcctggtttcctccagacataatgcttggcattcaggccaaagagttcaatctttgtttctgaTGGTCTgggagtccttcaggtgccttttggcaaactccagacgggctgtcatgtgcctattactgaggagtggcttgaTTGGTGGAGTGCAGAGATGGTTTCTCTTTtagaaggttctcctctctccacagagaaatgctggagctctttcagaatgaccatcaggttctttgTCACCTTCCTGACTAAGACCCTTCTCAACCAATTGCTCAGTTTGACCAGGCAGCCAAGAGAGAGGCCTGGTGGTTCCAATCTTTATCCACTtacagatgatggaggccactgtgctcattaaGACCTTTAATGCGGCAGAAATGTTCTTTACCCTTAcgcagatctgtgcctcgatactcCATACTCatgtctcggaggtctacagacaattccttggacttcatgacaggtgtgtgcctttttcaaatcatgtccaatcaactgaatttaccacaggtggactcccatcaagttgtagaaacatctcaaggatgatcagtggaaacaggatgcacctgagctcaattttgagtgtcatggcaaaggctgtgaatatttatgtacatgtgattgtttttgtaataaatttgcaaggatttcaaacaaacttttttcagGTTGTCATTATTGGGTACCTGTAGAATTTTTggaaaaaatgaatttaatccattttggaataaggctgtaacataactaAATATGAAAAAACAGAAGCGCAGTGAATACTTTCCAGGTGCAgtgtaagcaaataaataatatagtgCTTCAATGAAGTACCTGTGCGAAACTGTTtagccaataaaaataaatttcccTACTATAGATCAGGGCAAGAAGAGACATGGTTTGTTACAGCACACCATGAATGAAAAGCATTCCAGGAATTCTTCCACGCCTCCAAGCGCTCCAAATTACGGTATTTTACCTGCCTGCTAGGGTTAGAAACGTtcatttaaatgggttggatGACAGATATTTATCTCTAATTGGTGGATTTAAAAGAGCATAAGAACATGAGACAAATTGGGCAAGATCTTTGTTAGGATTTCTGTCTaatcatgtgcatgtgtgcatatatatgtgtgtgtgtgtgtgtgtgtgtgtgtgtgtgtgtgtgtgtgtgtgtgtgtgtgtgtcttacctcCATTGTTCTATAGTAGGGGTCAAGCAGCAGTTTGGACAGAGCCACTATCTGCGGCGTGCGATCCCAGCCATCAGAACAGTGCACCAGTACAGGCCTGCTGTCCCGATCCACTGCATTCACTACTAACAAAGACGCCTTGAGCAGCAGAGACAGATGCTgcaaccatttagtgctttctAAAGCAGACAGCCAGCTGAAGCAGAAAGATAtgtaggggggaaaaaagtaaagaattacACATACAGTGGGCGGCTTACTGAATGTATTCAGCCAACAGAACTTTTTTAAGGTTTTGTAGTCTAGTCTGTCATCTGGAGGAGGGCCATGTGTAGGTAGAGTCACGATTATACTATATTCTTtgcatttattaatacatttaaaaaaatagagatCAGAAATCAGAGCTCCATGGGGTACTCAGATTTTGAAATTTGTTTGTCTGATACAAGAACTTTACACCCCAGACTCGTTTTCACAGCTCTACGATCTTTCACAGCTCTACAAATTTCCAGGATCAGGTGTATTcataatcaaacaaataatgtGACTCCTGGTGGTACCTGGATGCAGCAGCTAATTTCTCAACAAAAGGTGTAAATTATATCCAATCACAAATGTTACATCTGTAAACAGCGTTCTAACGTATATTGACTTTGCATTACTGCATTACACAAAGAATGTCAAATTGAGATTTGCTTTGAACTTCGTCAAATAACGAGTACTCGACAGCAAAGTCTTCATATGCCAAATTATTGCTTTTGAATTCGCAAACTTGAAAACAATCATTCCAACTGCGCAATCTATTCTCACAGTCTAATAGTGTATTCACTCTTTTTTAATTGTGCAGGGACTGTAGAAATGTGAAGGCAGTACACTCACTTGGCAGGATCGGGAACTTGTGCACAGAGAGCCCGTAGGCAC includes:
- the LOC124378994 gene encoding myotubularin-related protein 3 isoform X5, translated to MGEEEQPSPEAGSPDVEKEHLQVPFPVLHGECVEYVEKTEEVVIALTSYRLHIKFKDNIVNVPLQLIETVECRDLTQLHLICKDCKVIRCEFSSSEQAQDWLRRLTAALRPPTRLDELFAFAFYTCSASVPAERDFYDEICHTGEPVKDRFKHEVCRMGFDTHSAWRISDINNNYRLCASYPEKILVPSWVTDTELENVAAFRSWKRIPSVVYRHHSTGAVIGRCGQPEVSWWGWRNTDDENLVQSIAKACGMDPVAVKHISNGSCVHSSSDPDITNDNEEVEPNTPPPQKLLIMDARSYAAAVANRAKGGGCECPEYYPNCEVMFMGMANIHSIRRSFQCLRALCAQVPDPANWLSALESTKWLQHLSLLLKASLLVVNAVDRDSRPVLVHCSDGWDRTPQIVALSKLLLDPYYRTMEGFQVLIETEWLEFGHKFADRCGHGENAEDVNERCPVFLQWLDCVHQLQRQFPCSFQFNEAFLVKLVQHTYSCLFGTFLCNSAKEREERGIMENTCSVWSLLQSANRAFHNILYSQHSETVLHPVCHVRNLMLWSAVYLPNSAPSLLCEESCASYSTASASPEDTPPGRLPKTRSYDHLLTACEGTNLLASNRRCSDPNLNETWQEHLRSEERTADTQPEENLKQAACCNTHHPESTGSDDDGLHNVVEHADSKQENGILLSNQGGDSSPGASPPSPTELSDTTPEQNGEDSACDKALKQSTEESATLDVSPEHVTNGQECFSTKQHLCLTNNLKSHPASPQDTSSEALNTPSPLHSPSQPLSPKLNSHSSACNGEDPCVNGYFSQKSLSRQTSTASGGSLGCHGRVLAQGAHLGEDGLSVHRDAVQVRLRQMEAGHQLQVETLKRQVQALWNQLHVSGELTPVPDGENNVEAVHLSRCGTELFSESGWENEEPDDKQVPHWYPDHLPTHCYRCESKFWLAARKQQCRNCGNVFCASCCDHKGASQQMYEPNRVCQACYGHLRPSAVPPVLPPADLELEKPITASSN